One genomic region from Pongo abelii isolate AG06213 chromosome 4, NHGRI_mPonAbe1-v2.0_pri, whole genome shotgun sequence encodes:
- the LOC100441165 gene encoding coxsackievirus and adenovirus receptor-like, which produces MFPEKIRILIDGLKLQQINKKKTNGATAHGTAATVALLLRFVLLCGVADFARSLSITTPEEMIEKAKGETAYLPCKFTLSPEDQGPLDIEWLISPADNQNVDQVIILYSGDKIYDDYYPDLKGRVHFTSNDLKSGDASINVTNLQLSDIGTYQCKVKKAPGVANKKIHLVGLVKPSGARCYVDGSEEIGSDFKLKYEPKEGSLPLQYEWQKLSDSQKMPTLWLAEMTSSVISVKNASSEYSGTYSCTVRNRVGSAQCLLRLNFVPPSNKAGLIAGAIIGTLLALALIGLIIFCCRKKRREEKYEKEIHHDIREDVPSPKSRTSTARSYIGSNHSSLGSMSPSNMEGYSKTQYNQLPSEDFERTPQSPTLPPLR; this is translated from the exons ATGTTTCCGGAAAAGATTCGCATTTTAATTGATGGACTGA AACTCCAAcagatcaataagaaaaagacaaacggAGCCACCGCCCACGGCACGGCAGCCACCGTGGCCCTCCTGCTGCGCTTCGTGCTCCTGTGCGGAGTAGCGGATTTTGCCAGAAGTTTGAGTATCACTACTCCTGAAGAGATGATTGAAAAAGCCAAAGGGGAAACTGCCTATCTGCCATGCAAATTTACGCTTAGTCCCGAAGACCAGGGACCGCTGGACATCGAGTGGCTGATATCACCAGCGGATAATCAGAACGTGGATCAagtgattattttatattctggagACAAAATTTATGACGACTACTATCCAGATCTGAAAGGCCGAGTACATTTTACGAGTAATGATCTCAAATCTGGTGATGCATCAATAAATGTAACGAATTTACAGCTGTCAGATATTGGCACATATCAGTGCAAAGTGAAAAAAGCTCCTGGTGTTGCAAATAAGAAGATTCATCTGGTAGGTCTTGTTAAGCCTTCAGGTGCAAGATGTTACGTTGATGGATCAGAAGAAATTGGAAGTGACTTTAAACTAAAATATGAACCAAAAGAAGGTTCACTTCCATTACAGTATGAGTGGCAAAAATTGTCTGACTCACAGAAAATGCCCACTTTGTGGTTAGCAGAAATGACTTCATCTGTTATATCTGTAAAAAATGCCTCTTCTGAGTACTCCGGGACATACAGCTGTACAGTCAGAAACAGAGTGGGCTCTGCTCAGTGCCTGTTGCGTCTAAACTTTGTCCCTCCTTCAAATAAAGCTGGACTAATTGCAGGAGCCATTATAGGAACTTTGCTTGCTCTGGCGCTCATTGGTCTTATCATCTTTTGCTGTCGTAAAAAGcgcagagaagaaaaatatgaaaaggaaattcaTCACGATATCAGGGAAGATGTGCCATCTCCAAAGAGCCGTACGTCCACTGCCAGAAGCTACATCGGCAGTAATCATTCATCCCTGGGATCCATGTCTCCTTCCAACATGGAAGGATATTCCAAGACTCAGTATAACCAACTACCAAGTGAAGACTTTGAACGCACTCCTCAGAGTCCGACTCTCCCACCGCTAAGGTAG